In the genome of Cryptomeria japonica chromosome 8, Sugi_1.0, whole genome shotgun sequence, one region contains:
- the LOC131044201 gene encoding glutamate receptor 3.1-like isoform X1 — protein MIGSEYVWIITDACANLLDWFNATSLLSMNGILGIRRTLPQTDQPRMNEFAKRWKQRFRAQNPTIQKPELNAGALVAYDTAWALAYAIDRLLRQGSFDGGFSATSSSTKILNFKIFDGGEDLLNQILETCFLGLSGPVRISRERDETLECSYDIINVIGNSYKAVGSWTEKGLNISSKHLVHWGGGSRKKPRGWVKPAPGQKLKIAVPWLQGFTQFILVKEDHANAGAQNQIYEITGLSIDVFKSVVKRLDYKLPYELIVDK, from the coding sequence ATGATAGGCAGTGAGTATGTATGGATCATTACGGATGCATGTGCCAACCTATTGGATTGGTTCAATGCTACTTCTCTCCTTTCAATGAATGGTATCTTGGGAATCAGAAGAACACTCCCACAAACCGATCAGCCAAGGATGAATGAATTTGCTAAAAGATGGAAGCAGCGATTTAGAGCACAGaatcctacaatacaaaaaccGGAATTAAATGCCGGTGCACTTGTTGCATATGATACAGCATGGGCGCTTGCTTATGCAATCGATCGTCTTCTGCGTCAGGGATCGTTTGATGGTGGTTTTTCAGCAACCTCTAGCAGCACCAAGATTTTAAATTTCAAGATTTTTGACGGTGGAGAGGATTTGCTTAATCAGATTCTTGAGACATGCTTTCTTGGCCTTAGTGGCCCTGTTCGAATAAGTCGAGAAAGGGATGAAACTTTGGAGTGCTCATATGATATAATAAATGTGATTGGAAATAGTTATAAAGCAGTTGGGTCGTGGACAGAAAAGGGCCTGAATATATCGTCGAAACACTTAGTTCATTGGGGCGGTGGATCAAGAAAGAAGCCGCGTGGGTGGGTGAAACCTGCGCCAGGCCAAAAACTTAAAATAGCGGTGCCTTGGCTGCAAGGGTTTACACAATTCATCCTAGTAAAAGAAGATCATGCTAACGCTGGTGCACAAAACCAGATTTATGAGATTACAGGCCTCTCCATTGATGTGTTCAAATCAGTGGTCAAAAGACTGGATTACAAATTGCCCTATGAATTGATTGTTGATAAGTGA
- the LOC131044193 gene encoding glutamate receptor 3.4 yields the protein MASNIVVSDSTLIPYGTGNVTTGYYDDLVYQVYLQNFDAVVGDVTVLANCSKYVDFTQPYTESGLIMLVALSDKRSSDSWAFLCPFTPAMWITTFAFFIFTGAVVWCLEHRRNRQFRGTPRKQVLTLIWFSFSTLFRTHKERIVSGLGKAVVIIWLFVAFVLMSSYTASLSSMLTKREVVPKVQSLESLITQNLPIGYRQGSFIDKYLVQQLGVNKSALRPFSSVQEYAIALKKGPNNGGVAAIFERAQTIAQDVILSSGYNDYVKVGPMYKTGGSAFVSLETFLQSQTCLIHNSYDRFKLYLQVFPKGSLLVLDISKAILNLSESKEMQEILKRWFNSSESKCSMESDGVDSNKLGIKNFWGVFLLTGCVSFLTLVYYLCRLLYRFVHRNESSFHVKSVSTHLRTFANYADKKEIPAPKRKRSKTATSSSGTGASTSSEIRVLF from the exons ATGGCCTCAA ACATAGTAGTTTCAGATTCTACATTGATACCTTATGGAACTGGCAATGTCACCACGGGCTACTATGATGACCTCGTCTACCAGGTCTATCTCCAG AATTTCGATGCCGTTGTGGGAGATGTAACGGTGCTTGCAAATTGTAGCAAGTATGTGGATTTTACACAACCGTATACCGAGTCGGGTCTGATAATGTTGGTAGCACTTTCAGACAAGCGATCAAGTGACTCCTGGGCCTTTTTGTGCCCCTTTACTCCAGCCATGTGGataacaacttttgcatttttcatATTCACGGGAGCTGTTGTTTGGTGTCTGGAGCACAGAAGAAATAGGCAATTTAGAGGAACGCCTCGGAAACAAGtcttgacactcatctg GTTTTCCTTTTCCACACTCTTCAGGACTCATA AGGAGAGGATTGTAAGCGGTCTGGGCAAAGCAGTGGTCATAATTTGGCTTTTTGTAGCTTTTGTGTTAATGTCTAGTTACACAGCCAGCCTTTCGTCGATGCTTACCAAGAGAGAAGTTGTACCAAAAGTTCAGAGCCTTGAATCTCTTATCACCCAAAATTTGCCAATCGGATATCGCCAGGGATCTTTCATAGACAAGTATTTGGTACAACAGCTTGGTGTGAATAAAAGCGCACTTCGCCCATTTTCATCTGTACAAGAGTACGCCATTGCACTGAAGAAGGGACCGAATAACGGAGGGGTGGCTGCCATATTTGAACGGGCGCAGACTATTGCCCAAGACGTAATTTTGTCATCAGGATACAACGACTATGTGAAAGTTGGTCCAATGTACAAAACGGGAGGCTCCGCATTTGTAAGTCTGGAAACTTTTCTCCAATCGCAGACTTGTTTAATTCACAATTCATATGATCGATTCAAATTGTATTTGCAGGTGTTCCCAAAGGGGTCTCTGTTGGTTTTAGACATTTCCAAGGCTATATTAAATCTTTCAGAAAGCAAAGAGATGCAAGAAATTCTGAAGAGGTGGTTCAATTCAAGTGAAAGCAAATGCAGCATGGAATCTGACGGAGTCGACTCTAACAAATTGGGCATCAAAAACTTTTGGGGCGTATTTCTTTTAACAGGATGTGTATCATTTCTCACCCTTGTCTACTATTTGTGTCGCCTGCTTTACCGATTTGTGCACAGAAATGAGAGTTCATTTCATGTTAAATCGGTCTCCACCCATTTGCGAACATTCGCCAACTATGCAGACAAGAAGGAGATCCCAGCACCAAAAAGAAAGAGATCTAAGACCGCCACTTCGTCATCGGGAACCGGCGCTTCCACTTCCTCTGAAATTCGTGTTTTGTTTTAA